One part of the Candidatus Hydrogenedentota bacterium genome encodes these proteins:
- a CDS encoding alpha-L-fucosidase — protein sequence MYAITLLSLIASLGQTVYEPTWESIDSRPSPQWFEDAKFGIFIHWGVYSVPGWGPKGRYSEWYWHDMQDKKGATWQFHEKTYGEEFQYQDFAPLFKAELYDPDHWAEIFARAGAKYVVLTSKHHEGFSLWNDPTNWNWNAMDIGPHRDLAGDLVTAARQKELRIGFYYSFYEWFNPLYRSDVHRYVDQYMLPQLKDLVERFQPDLVWPDGEWDHPSETWRSTEFLAWLLNESKAPRDVAINDRWGKDCRSIHGGFATPEYQHRPTGPLMSACRFEECQGMGKSFGYNRNETADDYRSATELLHLLIDTVSRGGNLLLDIGPTADGRIPVIMEDRLLEMGAWLEVNGEAIYETEPWEQAPAMEQLRFTQKDRAVYAICLDWPGARLRISNPFPNKDVKVSLLGYGPALRTSADTEEIKVSVPCIPADTMPCQHAYVFKVSY from the coding sequence ATGTACGCCATTACCCTCTTGTCTTTGATCGCCTCTCTGGGGCAGACCGTCTATGAACCGACTTGGGAAAGTATTGACAGCCGCCCCAGTCCCCAATGGTTTGAGGATGCTAAGTTCGGGATTTTTATTCATTGGGGTGTTTATTCTGTGCCGGGGTGGGGCCCCAAAGGCCGGTATTCAGAATGGTACTGGCACGATATGCAAGATAAGAAGGGCGCCACGTGGCAGTTTCATGAAAAGACCTATGGCGAAGAATTTCAATATCAGGATTTTGCGCCCCTGTTCAAAGCAGAACTCTACGATCCCGATCATTGGGCGGAAATCTTTGCCCGTGCCGGCGCGAAATACGTGGTGCTCACGTCGAAACACCACGAAGGCTTCAGCCTCTGGAACGACCCGACCAACTGGAATTGGAATGCCATGGACATTGGTCCGCACCGGGATCTTGCAGGCGATCTCGTGACGGCGGCGCGCCAAAAAGAATTGCGTATAGGCTTTTACTATTCCTTCTACGAATGGTTCAATCCGCTGTACCGCAGCGATGTGCATCGCTATGTGGATCAGTATATGCTGCCTCAGCTCAAAGATTTGGTAGAACGTTTTCAGCCCGACCTCGTCTGGCCCGACGGCGAATGGGATCATCCAAGTGAGACGTGGCGCAGCACCGAATTTCTCGCGTGGCTGCTCAATGAATCGAAAGCGCCTCGGGATGTTGCGATCAACGACCGTTGGGGAAAAGACTGCCGCAGCATCCACGGCGGCTTCGCCACGCCTGAATACCAACATCGTCCGACCGGCCCGCTGATGAGCGCCTGCCGTTTTGAAGAATGCCAAGGCATGGGCAAATCCTTCGGCTATAACCGAAACGAAACTGCCGATGATTACCGAAGCGCCACCGAACTGCTGCATCTGCTCATTGACACGGTGAGCCGGGGCGGCAACCTGCTGCTCGATATTGGCCCCACAGCCGACGGCCGCATCCCGGTCATCATGGAAGATCGTTTGTTGGAAATGGGCGCATGGCTGGAGGTTAATGGAGAAGCCATTTACGAGACCGAGCCTTGGGAACAGGCGCCTGCCATGGAGCAGCTCCGCTTCACCCAAAAAGATCGAGCGGTCTATGCCATCTGCCTCGACTGGCCCGGCGCAAGGCTGCGCATTTCCAACCCCTTCCCCAATAAAGACGTGAAGGTTTCGTTGTTGGGCTATGGGCCCGCGCTGCGGACAAGCGCCGATACGGAGGAAATCAAGGTATCGGTGCCCTGTATCCCCGCAGACACGATGCCTTGTCAACACGCCTATGTATTCAAAGTAAGTTATTAA
- a CDS encoding aminoglycoside phosphotransferase family protein, producing the protein MKAALIAREFDVAGRVVTVARQEEGNVNDTYLAIFRTTFSEERIILQRINKRVFTQPEHIMENMRILTEHVHRRIEEEIDQSDRFWQLPRVIPARDGRDYFIDESGEYWRAITLIASAHAFPTVQSVEHAYETGFVLGQFQRLISDLDASKLHDTLVGFHITPGYLKVLDAALETEEGQIRLSASLEAERCKLFIDARRDWCSVLEDAKERGELRLRPIHGDPKISNIMIDEATGKGTCIIDLHTVKTGLIHYDFGDCLRASCKPAGEETLDLKSVYFDTDLCKAIVKGYMANASDFLTGADRYYLYDSIRLITFELGLRFFADYIAGNVYFNTRYDEQNLNRARVQFKLTKSIEARESMIRELLEKL; encoded by the coding sequence ATGAAAGCAGCGTTAATCGCGCGGGAATTCGATGTTGCGGGACGGGTTGTCACCGTAGCGCGTCAGGAAGAAGGGAATGTGAACGATACCTATTTGGCGATCTTCCGCACGACTTTTTCCGAAGAACGGATTATTCTGCAGCGCATTAATAAGCGGGTATTCACGCAGCCCGAACATATCATGGAAAATATGCGTATCTTGACGGAGCATGTGCATCGGCGCATTGAAGAAGAGATTGATCAATCGGATCGTTTTTGGCAATTGCCGCGGGTCATCCCGGCACGGGACGGCCGCGATTATTTCATTGATGAATCGGGCGAATACTGGCGTGCCATCACCTTGATCGCCTCTGCCCACGCATTCCCTACGGTGCAGAGTGTGGAACATGCCTATGAAACGGGATTCGTGTTGGGACAATTCCAACGGCTCATCAGCGACCTTGACGCCTCAAAACTCCACGACACCTTGGTAGGCTTTCACATTACGCCGGGATATCTCAAGGTGTTGGACGCCGCATTGGAAACGGAGGAAGGCCAAATTCGTCTGAGCGCCTCCTTGGAAGCGGAACGGTGCAAATTATTTATTGACGCCCGTCGCGACTGGTGCTCCGTATTGGAAGATGCCAAAGAACGGGGTGAACTGCGTTTGCGCCCCATCCACGGCGATCCCAAAATCTCCAATATTATGATTGACGAGGCGACGGGCAAGGGCACCTGCATTATAGATTTGCATACGGTGAAGACGGGCCTCATACACTATGATTTCGGCGACTGTTTGCGCGCCAGCTGCAAACCCGCCGGCGAAGAAACGCTCGATCTCAAGAGTGTGTACTTTGACACCGACCTATGCAAAGCCATTGTAAAAGGCTATATGGCGAATGCCTCCGATTTCCTGACCGGCGCAGACCGTTACTATTTATACGACAGCATCCGGCTCATCACCTTTGAATTGGGACTGCGCTTTTTCGCCGACTACATCGCAGGCAACGTCTATTTCAATACACGCTACGACGAACAGAACTTGAATCGCGCGCGGGTACAGTTCAAGCTGACCAAAAGCATTGAGGCACGGGAATCCATGATCCGGGAGCTTCTTGAAAAGCTGTGA
- a CDS encoding acyl-CoA-binding protein gives MSDELTASFELASKEVTELSEAPDSAAQLKLYGLFKQSTAGDCTGDRPGMLDFIKRAKFDAWKELAGISQDDAKKKYIAFVEELKEADKK, from the coding sequence ATGTCGGATGAACTCACAGCCAGTTTCGAATTGGCAAGCAAGGAAGTGACCGAATTGTCGGAAGCGCCCGATAGCGCGGCGCAGCTGAAACTCTACGGCCTTTTCAAGCAATCCACGGCGGGCGATTGCACAGGCGATCGGCCGGGCATGTTGGATTTTATCAAGCGCGCTAAATTTGATGCTTGGAAAGAACTTGCCGGGATCAGTCAAGACGACGCCAAAAAAAAGTACATCGCTTTTGTTGAGGAATTGAAAGAAGCGGATAAAAAGTAA
- a CDS encoding 4Fe-4S binding protein produces the protein MGTDILNRYETLCQAAQEGTPRIESSSKIIIQVGSATCENAAGATEVWKEFERNLRASARDDILLHHVGCTGRCSREPIVGVLMPGKMPVMYQKVTRDLAHDIFTRHILGGEVIENAALEKEMAHAQRQIIFCQARHCKGSATCNTQVWFEEALEKTDIDRQSISLTSVGGMGFCSQREDEEANCVLVRPENIVYFIKTKEDVKRIVDEHLVNHKPVDDLRCTGESISERFFDLYGDVAFFNQQNRVALRNAGIIDPENIYEYINYHGFRALTTVLSKGDPDWVIQELLESKLRGRGGGGYPTGLKWKAGKNSAEGDRYIICNADEGDPGAFMDRSMLESDPFSVIEGMLIGGYTIGASRGFFYVRAEYPLAIKRIEKALEACRAHGLLGKNILGTDFSMDLEIRLGAGAFVCGEETALIHSIEGERGQPRIRPAYPTDSGLWGRPTVINNVETFATVPAILVYGSDWFRTMGLKNSGGTKVFALAGKVNHTGLIEVPMGTSLRHVVYDIGGGVPHKKTLKAIQTGGPAGGMIPADFLDTPIDFDTLGELGSIMGSGGMIVLDEDDCMVDVAKFFMEFCVDESCGKCTPCREGTKRIHEILVRITEGRSEADDLDKLERLAKLVKNASLCGLGRAAPNPVLSSLNHFREEYEAHVFDRKCPAHKCKALIHYEIIPEKCTGCTICARNCPVACIAGARKEVHVIDQASCIKCGRCFEVCRFDAVSRQ, from the coding sequence ATGGGAACCGATATTTTAAATCGTTATGAAACATTGTGCCAGGCCGCTCAAGAAGGCACGCCCCGGATAGAATCCTCGTCAAAGATTATTATCCAGGTGGGTTCCGCCACGTGTGAAAACGCCGCCGGCGCCACGGAAGTCTGGAAAGAATTCGAGCGCAACTTGCGCGCTTCCGCCCGCGACGATATCCTATTGCATCATGTGGGCTGTACGGGCCGATGCAGCCGCGAGCCGATCGTAGGCGTATTGATGCCCGGTAAAATGCCGGTCATGTATCAAAAGGTGACGCGCGACCTTGCCCACGACATCTTCACGCGCCATATCTTGGGCGGCGAAGTGATCGAAAATGCGGCCCTCGAAAAGGAGATGGCCCATGCGCAACGACAGATTATTTTTTGTCAAGCGCGCCACTGCAAAGGCAGCGCCACCTGCAACACACAGGTCTGGTTTGAAGAGGCTTTGGAGAAAACCGACATCGATCGGCAGAGCATTTCCTTGACCTCTGTAGGCGGTATGGGCTTTTGTTCGCAGCGCGAAGACGAAGAAGCCAATTGTGTGCTGGTACGTCCTGAAAATATTGTCTATTTCATAAAGACAAAAGAGGACGTGAAACGCATTGTCGACGAGCATCTGGTAAACCACAAGCCGGTGGATGACTTGCGCTGTACCGGCGAATCCATCAGCGAACGTTTCTTCGACCTTTACGGGGACGTTGCTTTCTTTAACCAACAGAACCGTGTGGCGCTGCGCAATGCCGGCATTATCGATCCTGAAAATATTTATGAATACATCAACTATCACGGTTTCCGCGCCCTGACCACGGTCTTGTCAAAAGGGGATCCAGATTGGGTGATCCAAGAGCTGTTGGAATCGAAGCTGCGCGGACGAGGCGGCGGCGGCTATCCCACGGGCTTAAAATGGAAAGCAGGTAAAAACAGCGCCGAAGGCGACCGCTACATCATCTGTAATGCGGATGAGGGCGACCCGGGCGCGTTCATGGACCGCAGCATGCTCGAATCAGATCCTTTCAGTGTTATTGAAGGGATGCTCATCGGCGGCTACACCATCGGTGCGAGCCGCGGCTTCTTCTACGTACGGGCCGAATATCCGCTCGCGATCAAACGTATCGAAAAAGCCTTGGAAGCGTGCAGAGCGCATGGCTTGCTTGGGAAAAATATTCTCGGCACCGATTTCAGTATGGATTTGGAAATTCGGCTCGGCGCCGGCGCCTTCGTGTGCGGTGAAGAGACGGCGCTCATCCATTCTATTGAAGGAGAGCGGGGACAACCGCGTATACGCCCCGCGTATCCCACAGACAGCGGCTTGTGGGGCCGTCCTACGGTCATTAACAACGTTGAAACCTTTGCTACAGTACCTGCGATTTTGGTTTACGGCAGCGATTGGTTCCGTACGATGGGCTTGAAAAACAGCGGCGGTACGAAGGTCTTCGCCCTTGCGGGAAAAGTCAATCACACGGGATTGATCGAAGTGCCCATGGGCACGTCGCTGCGCCACGTGGTCTATGATATTGGCGGCGGTGTACCCCATAAGAAAACGCTGAAAGCGATACAAACAGGCGGTCCTGCCGGCGGCATGATTCCCGCCGACTTTCTGGATACGCCCATCGATTTTGATACGCTCGGTGAATTGGGTTCGATCATGGGCAGCGGCGGTATGATCGTGCTGGACGAAGACGATTGTATGGTCGACGTTGCGAAATTCTTCATGGAATTTTGCGTCGATGAGTCCTGCGGCAAATGTACGCCCTGCCGTGAAGGGACCAAAAGGATCCACGAGATCTTAGTGCGCATAACGGAAGGGCGCAGCGAAGCGGATGACTTGGATAAACTGGAGCGCCTCGCGAAACTCGTTAAAAATGCGTCGCTGTGCGGACTTGGACGGGCTGCCCCCAACCCTGTGCTGAGCTCTTTGAACCATTTCAGAGAAGAGTATGAGGCGCATGTTTTTGATCGTAAGTGTCCTGCGCACAAATGCAAGGCTCTCATTCATTACGAAATCATTCCGGAAAAATGTACGGGCTGTACCATCTGCGCGCGCAATTGCCCGGTGGCCTGTATCGCCGGCGCACGCAAGGAAGTCCACGTCATTGATCAGGCAAGCTGTATTAAATGCGGGCGCTGCTTTGAAGTGTGCCGTTTCGACGCGGTATCAAGACAATAA
- a CDS encoding 2Fe-2S iron-sulfur cluster binding domain-containing protein, whose protein sequence is MTQEHMVNLTIDNVKVAVPKGTTIMDAAENELGIRIPRLCYHPDLSIQGSCRVCIVEVKGVPFYMASCAVEVWEGMEVQTNSPTIRQARRDIVELLLDNHPRACLTCERDGNCELQNVAYATGVRERLFAGERKRFPIERDGSAVDRDPEKCILCGRCVRTCDEVQGVHNLGQQGRGFTTLVSPAHNCSMDESVCIQCGQCIAACPTAAFSEHDSTEAVWKALADPNIHVVAQTAPAIRATIGEGFGMPLGTPATGKLITALRRLGFDRVFDTNFTADLTIVEEATEFLNRFEKGERLPLLTSCSPGWINFMEKFYPELIPHASSCRSPMAMMSSLLKSYYAEQAGIAPENIFVVGIMPCTAKKFEAQRPELRTADGLAETDAVLTTRELVWMIKNYGINLADLPDDQFDSPLGESSGAADIFGTTGGVMEAALRMAVENITGAPPQDMEFKEVRAVEGLRERELKVNDSLTLRVGVANGLTNAKILLDAVLTGEKTYHIIEVMACPGGCIGGGGQPYPPDGYRIFDKRLLAKRAQALYTIDGAKEVRSSNHNPAIKKLYENFLGEPGGEKAHQLLHTHYEPRLPRGIR, encoded by the coding sequence ATGACCCAGGAACACATGGTAAACCTGACCATCGATAATGTAAAAGTCGCCGTACCTAAGGGAACCACCATCATGGATGCGGCCGAAAACGAGCTCGGTATACGCATACCGCGGCTCTGTTATCACCCCGATTTAAGCATACAAGGCTCTTGCCGTGTCTGCATTGTTGAGGTGAAAGGCGTTCCCTTTTACATGGCATCATGCGCCGTGGAAGTGTGGGAAGGCATGGAAGTGCAAACGAACAGCCCCACCATACGCCAGGCACGGCGCGACATTGTAGAACTGCTGCTCGACAACCATCCCCGCGCCTGCCTGACCTGTGAGCGCGACGGCAACTGCGAATTGCAGAATGTTGCCTATGCGACGGGCGTGCGCGAACGCCTCTTTGCCGGGGAGCGCAAACGCTTTCCCATCGAAAGAGACGGCAGCGCTGTTGACCGCGATCCTGAAAAGTGCATCTTATGCGGCCGCTGTGTGCGTACCTGCGACGAAGTGCAAGGCGTGCACAACTTGGGTCAACAAGGGCGCGGCTTCACCACCTTGGTCAGCCCTGCCCATAACTGCAGCATGGACGAATCGGTGTGCATCCAATGCGGTCAATGTATTGCGGCCTGTCCCACGGCGGCTTTTTCCGAACATGACAGCACCGAAGCGGTTTGGAAAGCCCTTGCCGACCCGAATATCCATGTGGTCGCTCAGACGGCTCCCGCGATCCGCGCCACCATTGGCGAAGGCTTCGGCATGCCCTTGGGCACGCCAGCCACAGGCAAGCTCATCACGGCTTTGAGACGCCTCGGTTTCGACCGCGTCTTTGATACGAACTTCACCGCCGACTTGACGATTGTTGAGGAAGCCACCGAATTTCTCAACCGCTTTGAAAAAGGCGAACGGCTGCCCCTCCTGACGAGCTGCTCACCGGGCTGGATCAATTTCATGGAGAAATTTTATCCGGAACTGATTCCTCATGCCTCCTCGTGCCGCTCGCCCATGGCGATGATGTCGTCCTTATTGAAAAGTTATTATGCGGAACAGGCGGGCATCGCTCCCGAAAACATTTTTGTCGTGGGGATCATGCCCTGTACGGCGAAGAAGTTTGAAGCACAACGCCCCGAATTACGCACTGCCGACGGACTGGCCGAAACAGACGCCGTGTTGACAACGCGGGAACTGGTCTGGATGATCAAAAACTATGGTATCAACCTGGCCGACCTGCCTGATGATCAGTTCGATTCGCCCTTAGGGGAATCCTCAGGCGCGGCAGATATCTTCGGCACGACAGGCGGCGTCATGGAAGCGGCGCTGCGTATGGCCGTGGAAAATATCACGGGCGCGCCGCCTCAAGATATGGAATTTAAAGAAGTGCGTGCCGTGGAAGGACTGCGCGAACGCGAGTTAAAGGTGAACGATTCGCTCACCCTGCGTGTGGGCGTCGCCAACGGACTGACCAACGCCAAAATACTGCTTGATGCGGTGCTCACAGGCGAGAAGACCTATCACATTATCGAAGTGATGGCTTGCCCCGGCGGCTGCATCGGCGGCGGCGGACAGCCCTATCCGCCCGACGGCTACCGCATTTTTGATAAGCGGCTCCTCGCCAAACGGGCACAAGCGCTGTATACCATTGACGGCGCGAAAGAAGTGCGGAGCTCCAATCATAATCCTGCAATCAAAAAATTATACGAAAACTTTTTGGGCGAACCGGGCGGCGAAAAAGCGCATCAGCTGCTGCACACCCACTATGAACCCAGACTGCCGAGAGGAATACGCTAA
- the nuoE gene encoding NADH-quinone oxidoreductase subunit NuoE has product MTLSTTTDNRQQVRREAMDALTPEIVAYIEECAGDTYASSHLINILHKVQAHFGYLGREQMDAVAQLLQVPTAKVTGVATFYHFFRMEPRGRFPINICLGTACYVKGAERVGDRLCEELGIHFGETTRDGLFSLEGSRCLGTCGLAPVIMIEDQIYGNMTPDQVPALIEKYVLKAQQEEQDQNQ; this is encoded by the coding sequence ATGACACTTTCAACGACTACGGATAACCGTCAACAAGTACGGCGTGAAGCCATGGACGCACTGACTCCGGAAATAGTCGCGTATATCGAAGAATGCGCCGGAGATACCTACGCCTCCAGCCATCTCATCAATATCTTACATAAAGTACAGGCGCACTTTGGATATTTGGGCAGAGAACAGATGGACGCTGTCGCGCAGCTCCTGCAAGTGCCCACCGCCAAAGTCACGGGCGTCGCCACCTTCTACCATTTCTTTCGGATGGAGCCGCGCGGACGCTTCCCCATCAATATTTGCTTGGGAACCGCATGCTACGTGAAAGGGGCGGAACGTGTTGGGGACCGGCTCTGTGAAGAGCTGGGCATCCATTTCGGCGAAACGACCCGAGACGGACTCTTCTCGCTGGAAGGATCCCGCTGCCTGGGCACCTGCGGGCTGGCGCCTGTCATTATGATTGAAGACCAAATATACGGCAATATGACGCCGGATCAGGTTCCCGCGCTCATTGAAAAGTATGTGTTAAAAGCGCAACAGGAAGAACAGGACCAAAATCAGTAA